GGAAACAGTGCACCTGGCCTGCAGGCCCTGTATACAATGCAGCACAGGCAAGGGGTGACATCGATTTTAGAACAAACAAACCTCTGTCAGCTTAAGCTTTTGAAGTAATTGGTTGTCTAAAAACCTGGTTCTACCTTGTACCCGGTGAGGTAAACTATAGTATTCAATGAGTAACCCTCCTTTTGTTATATTTTGCAGATCAAATGTGGTGACCTATTTGAAAACAGTGTTGTCGATGAATTCAATGAGTGTGCAGTTTCACGAAAGAAGTGTGTACCTCGGAAGTCTGATGTTGGGGAATTCCCTGTCCCTGATCCTGCTGTTCTTGTCGAGAACTTTAACATGGCAGATTTCAGTGGGAAGTGGTTCATCACTAGTGGCCTAAATCCTACTTTTGATACTTTTGACTGCCAATTGCATGAATTCCATACAGAATCCAACAAGCTTGTTGGAAACTTGTCATGGAGGATAAAAACTCCAGATACTGGCTTTTTCACTCGATCAGCTGTGCAGAGGTTTGTGCAAGATCCAGAGCATCCTGGAATACTCTACAATCACGACAATGAGTATCTTCACTATCAAGATGACTGGTAATTGCTTCTGCCCGTTCtacttttttatgttgtttttgttggtcTCATTATGGACTCAAGCTAAACCATTGGAGGTACTTCCTGAAAAAACATAATGCTTACTCCATCATTAAGCATCAGAAactagattaattaataatcactGTTTATCATAATTATTTCTCCAGGTATATTTTATCATCGaagatagaaaataaacaagatgATTATGTATTTGTGTACTACCAAGGCAGAAATGATGCATGGGATGGATATGGCGGTGCAGTTGTGTACACAAGAAGTGCAGTTCTACCAGAAAGCATTGTTCCTGAACTTGAGAAGGCAGCAAAAAGCGTAGGAAGAGACTTTAGCAAATTCATCAGAACAGATAATACTTGTGGGCCTGAGCCTCCCCTTGTAGAGAGACTGGAGAAGACTGTAGAGGAAGGGGAGAAGACTATTATAAAGGAGGTTGAAGAAATAGAAGAGAAGGTAGAGAAGGCAGGGAAGACTGAGTTGAGCTTGTTCCAGAGATTGACAGAAGGatttaaagaaatacaaaaagacGAGGAAAATTTCTTAAGAGAATTAAGTAAAGAAGAGACGGATCTATTAAATGATCTGAGAATGGAAGCAGGTGAGGTGGAGAAACTCTTTGGACGAGCACTGCCTATAAGGAAATTAAGATAGAATTCATCTTAAAAGGACATACTGGTTAGACCATATATTGATAGATTCttcttatttaaaacaaaaaaatattcatgccTTTTATTCTTTGAGAAATGTATAGCCAAAATTCTGTCTATACTTTCTCTGATTCTCCCAGAGAAGGAAATCttgatttcctttttttgttccttctctttctgctgcgtttgttttttccatttgtttgtACCACGACCCAGATGCCTCCAGAATCACCTGCATTGGGTCATGTGTTGCTCCGAAAACATATCTACACAATAGGTAACCAAGGATGATGGATCCAAAAACGTGATCAAGCTTAAGTTTTTCTTTGTCAAACCCCAGCACCAACTTGCAGGTGACAAATTAATCCTCACTTCACAACCATATTAGCTGTGATCAAGCTTAAGTCTTTCCCATCCATGCATTTCGTTCCCTAAAAGTCAATGCAGATGATGATACCTGTTCCAACTGAACTGTCTGAATATAACTAAAGTTTTCAGGATTGGAACAACGAAAGCATGAAGaataaaacaattgtttttcaaatttatatcagAACTTTGCAGTTTACATCACAACATTAAATACTATCATACttcagaagagaaaaacaatgaCCAGAGACAACCAAACCCTCCACTTAACCAGTCCCGAAATAAGGACTTGAAGCATACACACACCTTCCTAAGTAAAGCAAGCAACCAGAAGGAATAACAGGTCATTAAATCCTCCATGAGACTCCAATTCAAGAGTGACTAAAGCTAGTAGCAATAGGTATAACAATCACTAGAATGATTATCAAAAGAAGAATGATCCCAATGCACATCCACTTCCTGCTGCTCTTCTGGTAACCTTTAGCACCCTTGAGCTCTTTGGTACCATCCTTCACATAGTGGCTAGCATTCAACACATGGTGCTCAATATCATCCATCTGCTCCCCCTGCGCCTCCACCATCACTGCCATGTCCAAAAACACCTGGTGCAGCTCCAACAAGCTCTTCTCAATCTCTTTGGCAGCATCATGTCTATCCTGAATTTCCACCACAGTCTCCAACACCTTCCCTTTCCCATGCTCCTGAATTGCACGTTTCAAGAACTCTTCACCCCCACTACCATCAGAGATGATCTTATCAATGACTTCCTCATCTGGGTACTCTCCAGTAACAGTGAAATACCTCCTACCAACAGTATCTTTGTACTCCGTCATCATTTTTTGCCTTAGACCTTGAAAATCCATCATCAGCTCCTTCAATTTCTTGCGCAAGCCATTAGTAACGGCAATCCTTGTTCTATAAATCGGAGTTCCTTCCTTATACCCTGAGAGGCGCCTATTAGCAGCATTTGCTCGGTCCATTTCTTCAAGCTGGGATTTAATACTTCTGGCCTTTTTCTGGACAGTAACAATATCTGTGTTGATTTTGTTTCGTAGTGATTTTAAGGCCTCGGGTTTATGTAAGGTCTTGCTTTCTTCATTAGCTTCTTGCAGCTGGTCAAGAATCTCACGGATCGATCCCATTTCTTTCTTGACATTCTCAGCTTCTTCAAGGAACATACCAAGGTTGCTTTCCATGGTGTTTGATGCATTTGCCATTTCTACAACAGGGTCAGGACCAGCTTCAAGATCTTTCATGGCCTCTTTCTTTAGGTCCACATAGCTCATGAAGGATTTGGTCATTAGGTCATTCATCttaacaagttttaaaattcacaaacctggaaaaaaaacccacatgACATAAAGATTTTGAATCAGATTGTAAAGAAGTTACTACAATTTCAAAGAGAAAGATGACCTAGTCGATTGAACaatacaaaacattaaaaaacataaaacaaagacaTTGGCATTGTATGATTGTTAGCTTTGTCGAATCTGAGATCAAGTCTACGTACCAAAAAGATCCCTAATAGTTTTAATTTCAGAAAGAAACACCAATCTAATAACCActtaatggataaaaaaaaacttacctcTCTCAAATGGATAAAAACAGCAACAATTGAATCTTCAGGGAGAGATTCAAAATGGAAGGAGGGTTTTTGTTGGATTAGAAGAGGAAACGAGAGATTCAAAATGGAAGGAGGGTTATTGTTGGATTATTGTTGGATCTTAGGATTTTGATATGGAAACGCAAGCTCAACTTTGTTGTAGATTTGAGTCAAAAGAGGGTGCTTAAAAGGAAGCAGAAATCCCCCAATAGGAGATCAAAATAAACTAGCCGTTAAACTAGCCTCTCCCCAACGGCTATATACTCTCGTTATGTACTGGACATTTTAAATATGTAGGGTCACCTCTTCCACCAGGTGAGTCCATATACCgg
This window of the Populus trichocarpa isolate Nisqually-1 chromosome 13, P.trichocarpa_v4.1, whole genome shotgun sequence genome carries:
- the LOC7489643 gene encoding syntaxin-related protein KNOLLE, with the translated sequence MNDLMTKSFMSYVDLKKEAMKDLEAGPDPVVEMANASNTMESNLGMFLEEAENVKKEMGSIREILDQLQEANEESKTLHKPEALKSLRNKINTDIVTVQKKARSIKSQLEEMDRANAANRRLSGYKEGTPIYRTRIAVTNGLRKKLKELMMDFQGLRQKMMTEYKDTVGRRYFTVTGEYPDEEVIDKIISDGSGGEEFLKRAIQEHGKGKVLETVVEIQDRHDAAKEIEKSLLELHQVFLDMAVMVEAQGEQMDDIEHHVLNASHYVKDGTKELKGAKGYQKSSRKWMCIGIILLLIIILVIVIPIATSFSHS
- the LOC7474648 gene encoding violaxanthin de-epoxidase, chloroplastic, which codes for MALAANPFCLSQEQYIISSSSVAKSGLASDGRFHRRQRLHFHGAVLSQFWPNSRKLRYIQSIRSHRHHYGGVIRCSNQLSDWTKKFSSLCSSSSRSMPKAIERLNFVVLSVTNALKERNNLECLKLAGILLCALLVIPSADAVDALKTCTCLLKECRLELAKCIANPSCAANVACLQTCNNRPDETECQIKCGDLFENSVVDEFNECAVSRKKCVPRKSDVGEFPVPDPAVLVENFNMADFSGKWFITSGLNPTFDTFDCQLHEFHTESNKLVGNLSWRIKTPDTGFFTRSAVQRFVQDPEHPGILYNHDNEYLHYQDDWYILSSKIENKQDDYVFVYYQGRNDAWDGYGGAVVYTRSAVLPESIVPELEKAAKSVGRDFSKFIRTDNTCGPEPPLVERLEKTVEEGEKTIIKEVEEIEEKVEKAGKTELSLFQRLTEGFKEIQKDEENFLRELSKEETDLLNDLRMEAGEVEKLFGRALPIRKLR